From the Clupea harengus chromosome 15, Ch_v2.0.2, whole genome shotgun sequence genome, one window contains:
- the six6b gene encoding homeobox protein SIX6b, translating to MFQLPILNFSPQQVAGVCETLEESGDIERLGRFLWSLPVAPGACEVLNRNESVLRARAIVAFHTGNFRELYHILENHKFTKESHSKLQALWLESHYQEAEKLRGRPLGPVDKYRVRKKFPLPKTIWDGEQKTHCFKERTRHLLREWYLQDPYPNPSKKRELAQATGLTPTQVGNWFKNRRQRDRAAAAKNRLQQQVMSNGSVRSLTGEDSAVDRLGTASSPEASLSSKAAASAISITSSDSECDI from the exons ATGTTTCAATTGCCAATCTTGAATTTCAGTCCCCAGCAAGTTGCGGGGGTATGCGAGACTTTGGAGGAGAGTGGGGACATCGAACGCCTCGGCCGGTTCCTCTGGTCGCTGCCGGTCGCCCCTGGTGCCTGCGAGGTCCTTAACCGCAATGAGTCGGTCTTGCGGGCTAGGGCCATCGTGGCTTTTCACACTGGGAATTTCCGAGAGCTCTACCACATTCTGGAGAACCACAAGTTCACCAAAGAGTCGCATTCCAAACTGCAAGCGCTTTGGCTGGAGTCGCACTACCAGGAGGCGGAGAAGCTCCGGGGCCGCCCGCTAGGACCAGTGGACAAATACAGAGTACGGAAGAAGTTTCCACTGCCCAAAACAATTTGGGATGGCGAACAAAAGACTCATTGCTTCAAAGAAAGGACCCGGCATTTGCTCCGAGAGTGGTACCTCCAAGACCCTTACCCGAACCCTAGCAAAAAGAGAGAGCTCGCACAAGCTACAGGACTCACTCCCACCCAAGTCGGAAACTGGTTTAAAAACCGGAGACAAAGGGATAGAGCCGCGGCTGCGAAAAACAG GTTACAACAACAAGTGATGTCTAACGGCTCGGTTCGATCCCTGACTGGAGAAGACAGCGCAGTGGACCGTCTCGGAACCGCGTCGAGCCCCGAAGCAAGCCTGTCGAGCAAAGCGGCCGCGTCGGCCATCTCCATCACTTCGAGCGACAGCGAATGTGACATCTGA